Part of the Nitrospirota bacterium genome is shown below.
CCGGCACCCATCGAATGACCATATTCTGATTGATCGTCGTCCTAATGTTGCCGTTGGAATAGCGCTCCGCCAGATCAGCGATGTGCAGCATCTGCTCCGCCGTGAGATCGCCCATGAACAACTTGGTCACGGCCGCGACGTAGCCCTCTTGCTTCTGACGTACCACGTTGGTGCGGCGCCACATGTCGAACGGCGTCTCCGCCGGCGCACCGTTGGCATGGACGTTGGTCTGTCCCGCCGCCCGCTTCGATCCATTGGCGGATGTCGGCATGATGAGGGCGACAGGCTCGTCCGGATAGGACAGTACCGTGATCGGCTCATGGGTCGGGCGATCATGCCCCATCGACACATAGGCCTCTTCCCAGCGGCGCTTGAATTCATCGAAGCCCAGCTTTTCGATCACGAACTTCATGCGGGCCTTGGTGCGATTCTTTCGATTGCCCAGGGTATCGAACACCCGGATCACGGCTTCGATGCTCGGAATGAGCTCATCCATCGGCGTGAATTCACGAAGGACCTGTGCCAGCCGGGGAGCCGAACCGAGCCCGCCTCCTGCAACCATGCGAAAGCCGATCGCTCCGTCCGCGCGCTTCGCAGCGAGGAGCCCGACATCGTGAATCGGCGTGAGGGCACAGTCCTGCTTGCAGCCGGAAAAGGCAATTTTAAATTTGCGGGGCAGGCTCTGATTGAGCGGATTCCGCAAGAGATGGAGCGCGACGGTTTTTGCGTAAGGCGTCACGTCAAACACTTCCCCCTGACAGATTCCGGCCAGGTGGCAGGCCGTCACGTTGCGGACTGTATTGGCGCAAGCTTCTCTCGTCGTTAAACCGACCTCCGCCAGACCACGCATGATGGTCGGCACATCCTGCAACTCGACAAAATGCAGCTGGATATCCTGGCGCGTGGTCACATGCCCGACGCCTGTGGCGTAACGCTCGGTCAATTCCGCCACCCGGCGAAGCTGATTGGCCGTCATCCCGCCGAAGGGAATCTTGATCCGGACCATCTGGACACCGGCCTGCCGCTGTCCATAAATACCGTACTGGAGGCGGAAGGGCCTGAACAGATCGCTCGAGACGTCGCCGGACGCCAGACGCAACGCCTCAGCCTCGAAAGTCTCGATCTCCTCAGCAATGGCAGGAGAAATAGGCTCAGTCTTGATCGGAACAATACTCAATGGTGCGCGACTCATAATGACCTCTATGCAGACGGCTGAAAAACCCGGTGAAAAAGAAAAATATAGCTAAAGTGGCCCATATGGCATGGAGACATCAATAACCTCGGATGCTCAAAAAGGCCGTCCAGCAAGGCCGCAGCGAGCAAAGAGGCGAGGCGTACCCTTGTGGTACGTTGAGCCTCTTTGTGAAGCGAGAACGCCGCTGGCGGTCTTTTTGAGCATCCTGCTAAATGTGGTACATCAACGACCGCTCTTGTTCGAGCACTCGTTGCTGCCCGGCTAATTCTTCCACGCTGATGGCTTCAAGCACATGACGCTCCGCTTGATGGACCTGCTCCCACATCTTTCCAAGCAGCAGTTCCGGCTTGCTGAGACGTCGCGCCGGCGTCCGCCCGGCTCCGCCGTTGGGAGGGGCAAGCGGACCGTCGAGCGCCTCAAGGATCTCGACGACCGAGACCTCGGATGGTTTCTTCGACAATACATAGCCCCCCTGGGCGCCTCGAAGGCTCGACACAAGACCGGCCTTCTTCATGCCATGGAGTACCTGCTCAAGGAAGCGAGCAGGGATCGCTTGCCGACGCGCAATCGATTTCGCCTGCACTGGCGTGGACCCAGGATGCATCGCTAAATCGACAGCCGCCATGATTCCGTACGTTGCTCTAAGAGAAACCTTCATACACGAGTATTCCGGTAGGAATTAAACCGTTCCTCCTTTTAATACTCCCCGAAAGACGCTCCTGTCAAGTCACCCCTCCCAGATGGTCCTCGCGCGTAATACCGGAACATTTCGCCCGCACGAACAAGAGGAGAGGCAGTCGAAAAGTAAACGCTCCCTCTTGTCTGCCCCGTCACATGAAACGGCAAAAAGAGAAAAGCCCAGCCCGTCAAACAAATAACCCAGGACAAGTCCCTCGCCACTCGTTGAGGGGCAGTGTCCATCCGGCAGCAAATAGCTGCCTCGCTCCATTTTCCTCGTTGACATCAAATAGGCTCTGGGCAATAATCCGCACCACTTCGTTGTTCTTCGGCTGGAATGTTCATGCCGCCTACATTATCCGTCTTCAGTCTGTTGTTGCTCAGCGGCAACCCGGACATTCAGAATCAGGTCAAACACATATTCAAAGATGCGTCCGTCACGATCGCAAAGGACGCGGCAGCGCTACCCAAAGACACGGCCAGGCGCACATTTGATGCAGTCATCATCGAATCGAAACCGGGTTCATCTGATGGAGCGGCGGCTCTCTCGTCCAACATCGATCTCACGCACGCACTGGTGATCACCGGTTCGCGGACCGTGCTGAAGCGCGCCTCCAAATTCATGCACGTGATCGCGCGCGCGAAAACAGCAGGCGTAAACGGGAAAGATGCCCTTTCGCTTGAGGACTACCTTGAATGGAAGATGGGAGATTTCGTGAAGGGGATGAGGGACGGCTCGGGCCGCAACCTCCACCCCATGCTGATCAGTGCCATTGAGCGCCCCTTGATTACCAGGGCGCTTCAGGAAACCAACGGGAACCAGATCCAAGCGGCAGAACTGCTGGGCTTGAATCGGAACACCCTCAGGAAAAAGATCAAAGACTTGCACATTCCCGTGAAACGGAAGCGGGCGGCGCAGACGCGGGAGACGTAACAACCTCCGGTGCCAGCGCCCAATCTGATTCACGAATGTGCCGGACCAACGTCGGTGGCAAGGAGTCGCGTAGTTCAACCCAACAACAGGAGGGGTACGATGACGAAAGAAGAGCTGATCGCAAAGATGGCGGCATCCGCTGGTATCACCAAGGTCGCGGCAGGCACTGCGCTGCAGGCCTTCACCGGAGCGGTCACCACATCCCTGAAGAAGGGCCAGCGCGTCTCCTTGGTGAATTTCGGGACCTTTACGGTGGCCAAGCGAAAAGCCCGGCTCGGGCGCAATCCCAGAACCGGTGAGGCATTGCGCATTCCCGCCGCCAAAGTTCCGAAGTTCTCGGCAGGGAAAATCCTGAAGTCAGCCGTCAGGTAATCCCGACGATCGTCCGTCGTCGCGTCGGCAAACAAGAGAGGAGGCGGCGTACTCCACCCTCGGGGTACGTCCCCCTCTCTTTTTGCGTTTCTTGACACATTGGGCAGGGCTATATTAGCATGCGCCTTCGGATTGACAGGCGCGTAGCTCAGGGGGAGAGCGCTACCTTGACACGGTAGAGGTCGACGGTTCAAGACCGTCCGCGCCTACCACCCAGCTGAGGGCATCCGCTTGCCTCTCGTAGGCGGGGTGCCTTTGTTGTTTCTAGTGCTCGTTCGATGCAGTGCATATCATGAAAATTACGCTCAAAGATGGCGGCAGTCGGGATATTCCGACAGGACAGACTGTTGGGTCTGCCCTGTCAGCTCTCGGCCTGACGCTTGGTCCTGACATCCTGGCGGCGAAGGTCAACGGCCGGATGGTGGACCTCTCGAGCGTTCTGACGGAAGATGCCGAGGTCGCGCCCCTTCTGTTCGACAGCGCCGAAGGCCGTGAGGTCTACCGCCATAGCAGCACGCATATTATGGCGCAGGCCGTCAAAGAGGTCTTCCCCACGGCAAAACTGACGATCGGCCCGGCCATCGAGGACGGGTTCTTCTACGACTTTGACTATGAGCGGCCCTTTACGCCGGAAGATCTTGAGAAAATTGAAGCGCGCGCGAAAGACATCATCAAGCGCGCCCTGCCTGTGAAACGGGCAGAATTATCGAAGCACGCCGCGGTGAAGTTTTTCCAGGAACGCGGCGAAGCCTACAAAGTCGAGCTGATTCAAGGACTGGCGGAGGGACAGACCATCACGGTCTACGGCCAGGGAGAGTTCACCGACCTCTGCCGCGGCCCGCACCTCCCGACCACCGGCCATGTCGGGGCCTTCAAGCTCCTAAACACAGCCGGCGCCTACTGGCGCGGCGACGAACGCAATCCCATGCTGCAGCGGATCTACGGGACCTCCTTCCCCACCCAGGCGGAACTCGACGCGCATCTCGCGCGCTTAGAAGAAATTAAGCGCCGGGACCACCGCAAGGTCGGCAAGGAACTCGACTTGATCTCGATCTCGGATGAAATCGGCCCAGGCCTGGTGCTCTGGCATCCGAAGGGCGCGACCATCCGGCTGTTGATCGAAAACTTCTGGCGCGACCAGCACATTCAAAACGGTTATGAACTGGTGTACTCCCCTCATGTCGCCAAACTGGACCTCTGGAAAACCAGCGGCCACGTCGACTACTACCGCGAAAACATGTTCGCGCCCATGAAGGTCGAAAACAGCGAGTACCAGCTCAAACCGATGAATTGTCCGTTCCATATCATGATTTACAAGTCCCATCTGCGCAGTTACCGGGACCTCCCTATCCGCTACGGCGAACTGGGGACCGTCTATCGGTATGAGCGGACGGGCGTCCTCCACGGTCTATTGCGGGTTCGCGGCTTCACGCAAGACGACGCACACCTCTTCTGCCGGCCTGATCAAATTGAAAGCGAAGTCAGCCAGGTCCTGGACTTCACGTTCTTTATCCTTGGCACCTTCGGGTTTACCGAGTTTGAAGTGTTCCTCTCGACGAAGCCGGAAAAGGCCGTCGGCTCCGAGGAGCGTTGGACGCAAGCCACGAGCGCGCTCGAAGCGGCCTTGAAGGGACGCAACGTCGCCTACCAGATCGATCCGGGCGAAGGCGTCTTCTACGGACCAAAAATCGACATCAAGATCAAGGATGCCCTGGGTCGCTCTTGGCAATGCTCCACCATTCAAGTCGATTTCAACAATCCCGAGCGGTTCGAGTTGGGCTATATCGGGGAAGACGGCAGGGTGCACCAGCCGATCATGATCCACCGAGCCCTGATGGGTTCGATCGAACGGTTCTTCGGCATTTTGATCGAACACTTCGGCGGCGCCTTCCCGACCTGGCTCGCCCCGGTTCAGGCGACGGTCATGTCGATCACGGACAACCAGCATCCCTACGTCGCCGAGGTCGTGGCCCAACTCAAGGCTGCAGGCTTCCGCGCCGAAGCCGACCTGCGAAATGAAAAAATCGGGCTCAAGATTCGAGAAGCGGAAAAAGCAAAGGTTCCATTTATGTTTGTGGTTGGCGACCGGGAAGTGCAGAGTGGGACTCTGGCCATACGGGGCCGGAGCGGGGCCAACCTCGGCAGTATGACCGTCGCAGGAGCGCTCGATCTGCTCCGTGCAGACCTCAAGCCGGCAGGGCAGCAACATTCACTGACACAATAAGAGGTGTCTTATCGTCCCCAAACTACGAGTTAATCGGGAAATCAGAGTGCGCGAAGTCCGGGTGATCGGTCCGGAGAGCGAACAGCTCGGCATTCTTCTGACAGCTGATGCATTCAAACAGGCGCAAGATCAGGGCTACGACCTGGTCGAAATCGCACCGACGTCTGTGCCTCCCGTATGCCGCATTATGGACTACGGGAAGTACAAGTTTGAGTTGAGCAAGAAAGACCACCAGAATCGCCGGCACCAAAAGTCGACGCAGGTCAAAGAAATCAAGCTGCGTCCTCGGACGGATAAGCACGACTTGGAAATCAAGGTGCGCCAGATCAAGGGTTTTCTGGCCGACGGCAACAAGACGAAAGTCGTCTTGACCTACCGAGGCCGTGAAATGGCGAATCAGGAGATGGGCCGATCGCTCATGAATATGGTCATTGCAGAAGTGGGAACGGAGGGCACGATCGAGTACGCCCCCCGCATGGAAGGGCGCAGCTTGATCATGATCGTGGCGCCGAAGTAAGACGGCGGCCCGAACGCTATTAACCAAAGGAAGCACCGACATGAAGAAGAGGAAAATGAAAAGCCATAGTGGAGCCAAGAAGCGGTTTACCCGCACCGGCTCCGGGAAATTGGTCAGGAGAAAGGCGGGCAAGCGCCATATCCTCACCAGCAAGACGCAGGATCGGAAGCGCCGGTTGAGCGGCGCGGTTCTCGTCGATAAGACCAAAGTTCAGGCGCTGGATCGCTTGTTGCCCTACGCCTAAACAAGACCAGACGGATCGCGTTAACCAAAAGGAGTATTGACTCATGCCTCGCGCAAAAGGTGGCCCAAAAACAAGACATCGTCGGAAGAAGCGGCTCAAGCTGGCCTCAGGCCAGTACGGCGGAAAGAGCCGGCTGTTCCGGACGGCAACAGAATCGGTCGATAAAGGTCAGGCCTACGCCTATACGGGACGGAAAAACCGGAAACGGGATTTCCGCGTCTTGTGGATTGCGCGCATCAACGCGGCAGTTCGGGCGCATGGATTGACCTATGGCCGATTCATCAATGCCCTGAAGAAAGCGAATATCCTCCTGGACCGGAAGGTCCTCTCGGATATGGCGATCAAGGATGCCACAGGGTTTGAGCAGCTGGTCGGTCTCGCCAAGCAGCATCTTGCCCCGGCGATAGCCTAAGCGCAGCCGCCTCGCAAGAGCACTCTTCGAATCATTGATTTGGATAGATTGCGGGTCTTGAGGAATGCGCCGACTGGCGCAGGCCTCAAGGCCGTTCGGCTAGGTGCGTCAAATCGATTTCAAACGCCACGGCGGGCACGCTAATCTGCCAGCGCTCGAGCACTTCCGGGTGCAGCTCCCCGATCACACCAATCTGTTTCCCCTCAGACACAATGGCCCCCACTCGTCCGGCGAGAAACGACGGATGCTGGATCGGCTCCAAACTGTAAGTCTGGTTCACATAATAAAACAGCGTGTCCAGGCAGGAATGGACTTCGGAGAAATGCGCATCGGCATGGGCGATCATGCCGCCCAGCACCGTCACCGTGCGGGACCCGAGCGGCTGCGTCAGATCCAGCTTGGCCACTTCACCCGCCTCGAACAGCCTGTGGGGATAGAAGGCCCGGTTCGATGCAGCTTCCACGCGAAGCAACGACGGCAACATCCATTGGCGCAAGGCGGAAAAATTCTGGGACATCACATTGTCCACCTCGACCAATTGCCCCCACTCAGTCCCTTCCAGCCTCATCGCATCGCGCAGGTCTTGCGGCGAACCGAGGATATTGGAAATGATTTCTTGAAAACCCATGCCGACCATGAGCGCCCTCACCCGGTCGGAGACTTCTTCGATGCGCGAGAGGCCACCGACCGTAAAATCCGAGGGCATCACCGGTAAAAAATCTCCGTACCCGCGGCTGATCGCGACATCTTCAACGACGTCCATCGCATGCATCAGGTCCTGCCGATAGGGCGGCAACGTCACCGTCACATGTTTACCGCTGGCCTTCACCTCATAGCCGTAGGCCGTCAAGGCCTTCGCCACTTCCTTGGCGCCAAGCGTCTGTCCAAGGGCCTGCTCGATCGTACTGACGGGAAGCTTCTGTGACTTCCTGAGATCCTGCGGAGTCACGACAGTTTTGCCGAGAGACGTTTTATAGGGATAGCGCACGTCGATCGGCTCAATGGCCGCGCCACGATCCGCCAAATTCGCCGCGAAAATATTCAGGGTCAGGACGACCATCGGCAGGTCTGTGCCGGTCACTTCGACGAAGAGGGCATCGTCTCCCACCTTCACTTCGCCGACCTCGCGGCTATTGATGATCGGCGGGAAAGACAGGGCCTGTTGCTTCGCGTCACGCAGGACTGGCAGACGGTCCTGCCCCGCGAGGATCCCGCCGAACTCCAGCCCTTTGGGATGGACAAGCAACATCTCCCCCAGCGTCATGACCGTATCCATGCCCAGCGGCGTGAAGCTCACGTCGTCCGGCTTCACCAAGTCATAGGCAACAGGAAACTCGATCGCCGCGAGCCGATAGATCCCGATCGACACAGTTTTGCGTTTGCGCCCGAACATCTCGGCGAGCTTTTCCTGTGTCTGGATCAGCTGCGCGAGACCTTCCTGGGTCACGCGGTAGCCGGTCGCAGTACAGGCCGCCACGAAGGGCCGGACCTTCTCCATGCCAGGGGCCACGTTCAGTCGCTTCAGCACTTTCGGCTTGGCCGTCAGAAACTCGTACGGTGCAAGCGAACCCTGCCGCTTCACCCGGATCTGCCGCGCAATCCCTTCGCAACACCAGAGGTCGGGACGGTTGCTATCTTGCAGCTCGATGCGCAGCTCGCCGCTGTCGGGGTTCTGCCCCTTCAGCTCACCCTTCACGAGCATCAAGGACTCTTCCAGTTGCTCAATCGTGATCGACTGGCGAGCCTCTCCAGGCCCTGTGAGCAATCCTTCGAGATCCTGTTTGAAAATCGTAATCGTCGGCATGGGAATGCTAGAAAGCCCCCTTAGTGGAGCGAATGAGATCGAGACTGTCGGTGAACAATTCCCGAATATCGTGAATGCCCAGCGCCACCATCGCCATACGGTCGAGCCCCAGCCCCCAGGCGATCACCGGCACGGTCACGCCCAGTGGAAGGGTGACCTCCGACCGGAACAGGCCGGCTCCACCCAG
Proteins encoded:
- a CDS encoding Rrf2 family transcriptional regulator, producing the protein MKVSLRATYGIMAAVDLAMHPGSTPVQAKSIARRQAIPARFLEQVLHGMKKAGLVSSLRGAQGGYVLSKKPSEVSVVEILEALDGPLAPPNGGAGRTPARRLSKPELLLGKMWEQVHQAERHVLEAISVEELAGQQRVLEQERSLMYHI
- a CDS encoding HU family DNA-binding protein — translated: MARSRVVQPNNRRGTMTKEELIAKMAASAGITKVAAGTALQAFTGAVTTSLKKGQRVSLVNFGTFTVAKRKARLGRNPRTGEALRIPAAKVPKFSAGKILKSAVR
- the thrS gene encoding threonine--tRNA ligase produces the protein MKITLKDGGSRDIPTGQTVGSALSALGLTLGPDILAAKVNGRMVDLSSVLTEDAEVAPLLFDSAEGREVYRHSSTHIMAQAVKEVFPTAKLTIGPAIEDGFFYDFDYERPFTPEDLEKIEARAKDIIKRALPVKRAELSKHAAVKFFQERGEAYKVELIQGLAEGQTITVYGQGEFTDLCRGPHLPTTGHVGAFKLLNTAGAYWRGDERNPMLQRIYGTSFPTQAELDAHLARLEEIKRRDHRKVGKELDLISISDEIGPGLVLWHPKGATIRLLIENFWRDQHIQNGYELVYSPHVAKLDLWKTSGHVDYYRENMFAPMKVENSEYQLKPMNCPFHIMIYKSHLRSYRDLPIRYGELGTVYRYERTGVLHGLLRVRGFTQDDAHLFCRPDQIESEVSQVLDFTFFILGTFGFTEFEVFLSTKPEKAVGSEERWTQATSALEAALKGRNVAYQIDPGEGVFYGPKIDIKIKDALGRSWQCSTIQVDFNNPERFELGYIGEDGRVHQPIMIHRALMGSIERFFGILIEHFGGAFPTWLAPVQATVMSITDNQHPYVAEVVAQLKAAGFRAEADLRNEKIGLKIREAEKAKVPFMFVVGDREVQSGTLAIRGRSGANLGSMTVAGALDLLRADLKPAGQQHSLTQ
- the infC gene encoding translation initiation factor IF-3 — translated: MVPKLRVNREIRVREVRVIGPESEQLGILLTADAFKQAQDQGYDLVEIAPTSVPPVCRIMDYGKYKFELSKKDHQNRRHQKSTQVKEIKLRPRTDKHDLEIKVRQIKGFLADGNKTKVVLTYRGREMANQEMGRSLMNMVIAEVGTEGTIEYAPRMEGRSLIMIVAPK
- the rpmI gene encoding 50S ribosomal protein L35; the encoded protein is MKKRKMKSHSGAKKRFTRTGSGKLVRRKAGKRHILTSKTQDRKRRLSGAVLVDKTKVQALDRLLPYA
- the rplT gene encoding 50S ribosomal protein L20, with the translated sequence MPRAKGGPKTRHRRKKRLKLASGQYGGKSRLFRTATESVDKGQAYAYTGRKNRKRDFRVLWIARINAAVRAHGLTYGRFINALKKANILLDRKVLSDMAIKDATGFEQLVGLAKQHLAPAIA
- the pheT gene encoding phenylalanine--tRNA ligase subunit beta is translated as MPTITIFKQDLEGLLTGPGEARQSITIEQLEESLMLVKGELKGQNPDSGELRIELQDSNRPDLWCCEGIARQIRVKRQGSLAPYEFLTAKPKVLKRLNVAPGMEKVRPFVAACTATGYRVTQEGLAQLIQTQEKLAEMFGRKRKTVSIGIYRLAAIEFPVAYDLVKPDDVSFTPLGMDTVMTLGEMLLVHPKGLEFGGILAGQDRLPVLRDAKQQALSFPPIINSREVGEVKVGDDALFVEVTGTDLPMVVLTLNIFAANLADRGAAIEPIDVRYPYKTSLGKTVVTPQDLRKSQKLPVSTIEQALGQTLGAKEVAKALTAYGYEVKASGKHVTVTLPPYRQDLMHAMDVVEDVAISRGYGDFLPVMPSDFTVGGLSRIEEVSDRVRALMVGMGFQEIISNILGSPQDLRDAMRLEGTEWGQLVEVDNVMSQNFSALRQWMLPSLLRVEAASNRAFYPHRLFEAGEVAKLDLTQPLGSRTVTVLGGMIAHADAHFSEVHSCLDTLFYYVNQTYSLEPIQHPSFLAGRVGAIVSEGKQIGVIGELHPEVLERWQISVPAVAFEIDLTHLAERP